The DNA segment AGAGATGAAAGTAGCTGCTGGAATGCGATATATACCGAAAGTGTTTCTAATAAATGCTAATTATATGAATGCTTTTGCGTCAGGATACTCAGAGAAATCAGCAATGGTAGCTATCACTACAAAACTTGCAAATGCGCTTAATCGTGATGAATTACAGGCTGTTATGGCACATGAGCTAACCCATATTAGAAACCAAGATATCAAACTAAATCTATTTACTATTGTTTTATCTAATATGATGCTTATTATTATGGATTTCTTATTTTACTCAGTGCTTTTCTCAGGTAATAGTAATAATAACAACCGTAATAATACTGCATTTTTTATAATAATTATGATTTTAAGGTATGTGTTACAGATCTTCACTATATTTATGATGCTATTCTTAAGTCGTACCCGAGAATACATGGCTGATGCTGGTGCTGTTGAACTGATGCGTACCAATATGCCAATGGCAAATGCGTTGATAAAGATCGCAAACGATAGTAAATCTGTAGAAGTTCAATATAGCTATAAACATAATACAAATGAAAATCTACGTCGTGCATCATATATTTTTGATCCTCTTAGTGCCGGAATTAGCAGTGGTGATATGTCTGATTTGTTTTCTACTCATCCATCTATTGGTAAAAGACTCGCTTCCATTGGTGTTAAACTTAGATAAGACAAGTATAGTTTACCATCAATAAAAAACCTCTTAATACCTAGTTTAGCCTGCCATTAGCAGAGAAGTACGCTATAATTGAGTATGTAAAAAACAGGTTTAGATATGGTTAGAAAATATATTTAAAGCTTTTACAGAAAATTTAAGGAGTAACAATTTCTGAGCTTGTAATAGCTTTGACTATAAGTTAGTATTTTAGCGGTATTTGCAACTTCTATCTAATCCAAACTATGCAATTAGAATAAATATAGCCAACCAAGTATCTTTAGTAACTGCATATGCTCGTCAAGTGTATGATCTAAAATAAGATGGCAAGGATTTTTACCTAGACTTTGATCATCCTATGATTAATGATTATGGTGCAGTTACCAAAAATATAGGGTAAATCAGGAGCTAATATCATTAAAGTGAATGCTGAAATTATGATACGCCCAGAAGCAGTAACCCCTGATTCGGTACGCTAACGCTGTATTTTCTATGGTGATGATTTATGAGAGTCAAG comes from the Francisella persica ATCC VR-331 genome and includes:
- the htpX gene encoding zinc metalloprotease HtpX, translated to MSAANNLEYGSVNWREIVRKNTYRTYFVIATFLVVFFLLGIFVDTIWRYGEFVNTYYSRYGIELPISKVFWALATFQIPPYATMIISAVAVVWVFVTFSLYDKIMLSGTEYQEITANNQDPLARRVYNVVEEMKVAAGMRYIPKVFLINANYMNAFASGYSEKSAMVAITTKLANALNRDELQAVMAHELTHIRNQDIKLNLFTIVLSNMMLIIMDFLFYSVLFSGNSNNNNRNNTAFFIIIMILRYVLQIFTIFMMLFLSRTREYMADAGAVELMRTNMPMANALIKIANDSKSVEVQYSYKHNTNENLRRASYIFDPLSAGISSGDMSDLFSTHPSIGKRLASIGVKLR